AGCGCGGCCGTGTTCCCCGGCGGCGAGGCGATGGCCACGATGGCGTCCCGAGCCGTCTCCGCGATCCGCCGCTGGGACGAGAAGATCACCGCAGAGCACGGCCCGGAGGCGGTCTGGCTGGCCTGCAGCCACGGCGATGTGATCAAGGCGATCGCGGCGGACGCGCTCGGCCTGCACCTGGACCAGTTCCAGCGGATCGTGGCCGACCCGGCGTCGGTGACCGCGATCCGCTACACCGCGACCCGCCCGTTCGTGCTGCGCTCCAACGACACCGGCGGCAACCTGGCCTCGCTCGTCCCGCCGCCGCCGGTGAAGAAGCGCCGGTCCCGGCGCGCCGTGGCACCCGCGGAGTCGGACGCCGCGGTGGGCGGCGGCGCCGGCGGCGGCCAGCTGCCCTGACCCGCGTGCGGTCCGGCCGTGGCCGGTTGCCCTGAAGGACGCCGTCCGGCCGTGGCCGGTTGCCCTGAACGACGCGGTCCGGCCGTGGCCGGCCCTGAACCGGCCGGTCCGGCGGGCCGCCCACCGGCCGGCCCGCCCGGCCCGCCCGCTCAGAGCTGCGAGAGGCCGCCGTCGACGGGCAGCTCGGCGCCGGTGGTGAAGGTGGCGTCGAAGGCCAGGAACGCGATCGCGCGGGCCGCCTCGTCCGGCCGGCCGAGACGGCCGAACGGCACGAAGCCGCCGATCGCGGCGTTCACGACCAGCGCGTCCAGCGTGCCGAACCCGTCCGCCACCCGGCCGGCCAGCGCCTCGACGCCGGCCATCCAGCCGGAGTCGTTGCGCACCGCGGTCACGGTGCCGTCCAGTCCGGCCGCGTCGAGCGTCGCCTGCGTCCGGCCGGTGCTGATGACCCGGGCGCCCGCGCCGGCCAGGAGCCGCGCGGTGGCCAGACCGATCCCGCTGCCGCCGCCGGTGACCACCACATGCTTCCCGTCGTACCTGCTCATCTGCGTTGCCTTTCGAGTGCGGAACGACAGGATCGATTCAACGTCCGGCGCGGGCGCGGGCGCTGGAGCTGGTCGCGGACGGCCGCGCGCTGCTGGTGGTGCCGGCCGGTGACCGCCGCGTGACGCTGCACCCGGAGCTGACCGCCGTGCCGATCGGCGACGCGCCGCCCTGCCGGGTGGTGGTCGTCACGCGCGGCGCGGACCGCGATCCGCTCGTCGAGGCGTTCCGCGAGTCCGCGCTGGCGTGTCTCGCCGCTCCGGTTCCGCGCCCGGAGTGATCACGGCCACGGGTACGCCGGGCGGTCCTCCGTAAACGGCGCGGAATGCCCGGAATCCGCCGATCGGTTCGGTCTTATTCGGCCCTGTGCGCTACGCGCGTGACCGTTCGGGCGGATAGGGTTCTCCGTATGACCCACCAGGTGCATGCGTTCGAACCGCCGGATCGGTTCGTCGCCGGGACTGTGGGGACGCCGGGGGACCGGACGTTCTTCCTCCAGGCCCGCGGTGGCGGTCGCGTGGTCAGCGTGGCGCTGGAGAAGGTCCAGGTGTCCCTGCTCGCCGAGAAGCTCGAGGAGCTGCTCGCCGAGGCGCACCGTCGCTTCGGCGTCGACCTGCCCGTGCTCGCCACCGCCGGCGACCCGGACAACGACCCGCTGGACACCCCGGTCGACGAGGAGTTCCGGGTCGGCACGCTGGGCCTCGCGTTCGACGTGGACACCGCCACCGTGATCATCGAGGCGATCGCGGCCGGTGAGGGCGAGCAGGAGCTGATCGGCGACGACGACGACGCGGACGACGAGGCCGAGGAGCCCGACGACGACCTCGACCGGCTCCGCGTCCGGCTCACGCCGGAGGCGACCCGCGCGTTCATCGACCGGGCCCGCCGCGTGCTCTCCGCCGGCCGGCCGCCGTGCCCGCTGTGCGGCCAGCCGCTCGACCCGAAGGGTCACCTCTGCCCGCGCCACAACGGCTACCACCGCTGACCGGGCCGTTGCGTGACGTCCACTGAGATCGACCGCGTACTCGACGAGCCGGACGCGCTCCGGTTGCTGCGCCGCGGTGAACTGGAGCTCGAGGGTCGCCTGGTCGACGCCTCCAACACCACGCTGCGCGCATTCGTGACGCTCGACGGCGTCACCCGCCGCTGCGTCTACAAGCCGGTGCGCGGCGAACGGCCGCTCTGGGACTTCCCGGACGGCACCCTCGCGGGCCGCGAGGTCTCGGCCTACCTGGTCTCGTCCTGGATGGCCGAGCGGGACCCGGGCTTCGCGCTGATCCCGCCGACCATATTGCGCGACGGCCCGCTCGGCCCCGGCGCCTGCCAGCTGTGGATCGACGAGCAGGAGGACGCCGAGCAGGTGGTCGGCTTCATCCCGATGTGGGAGCTGCCGTCCGGCTGGTTCCGGGTGGCGTCCGCCGAGGACGACGACGGCGAGCGGTACGCGCTGGCGCACGCGGACGACGAGCGGCTGGCCCGGCTCGCCGTGCTGGACGCGGTGCTCAACAACGCGGACCGCAAGGGCGGTCACGTGCTGCTCGGCCCCGGCGACCGGATCTACGGCGTCGACCACGGCATCTGCTTCCACGCGGAGGAGAAGCTGCGGACCGTGCTGTGGGGTTGGAGCGGCAAGCGGCTGCCCGACTGGGCGCTGGCCGCGCTGCAGGAGCTGAGGTCCGGTCTGCGCGGCGACCTCGGCGAGGCGCTCGACGAGCACCTCACCACCGCCGAGGTCGACGCGACCCGCCGCCGTGTCGCCCGCCTGAACGCGCGCCGCACGTTCCCCGACCCGCCCGAG
This genomic window from Catenuloplanes niger contains:
- a CDS encoding DUF3090 domain-containing protein gives rise to the protein MTHQVHAFEPPDRFVAGTVGTPGDRTFFLQARGGGRVVSVALEKVQVSLLAEKLEELLAEAHRRFGVDLPVLATAGDPDNDPLDTPVDEEFRVGTLGLAFDVDTATVIIEAIAAGEGEQELIGDDDDADDEAEEPDDDLDRLRVRLTPEATRAFIDRARRVLSAGRPPCPLCGQPLDPKGHLCPRHNGYHR
- a CDS encoding SCO1664 family protein; its protein translation is MTSTEIDRVLDEPDALRLLRRGELELEGRLVDASNTTLRAFVTLDGVTRRCVYKPVRGERPLWDFPDGTLAGREVSAYLVSSWMAERDPGFALIPPTILRDGPLGPGACQLWIDEQEDAEQVVGFIPMWELPSGWFRVASAEDDDGERYALAHADDERLARLAVLDAVLNNADRKGGHVLLGPGDRIYGVDHGICFHAEEKLRTVLWGWSGKRLPDWALAALQELRSGLRGDLGEALDEHLTTAEVDATRRRVARLNARRTFPDPPEGWPAVPWPPI
- a CDS encoding histidine phosphatase family protein, yielding MATVLLLRHGRTTANASGALAGRQPVELDDAGRAQAAAVGARLAGLPLAAVVCSPLLRCRQTLSLALPDVLPQLEDGIVECDYGSWEGQELKKLAKDPLWPVVQQHPSAAVFPGGEAMATMASRAVSAIRRWDEKITAEHGPEAVWLACSHGDVIKAIAADALGLHLDQFQRIVADPASVTAIRYTATRPFVLRSNDTGGNLASLVPPPPVKKRRSRRAVAPAESDAAVGGGAGGGQLP
- a CDS encoding SDR family oxidoreductase gives rise to the protein MSRYDGKHVVVTGGGSGIGLATARLLAGAGARVISTGRTQATLDAAGLDGTVTAVRNDSGWMAGVEALAGRVADGFGTLDALVVNAAIGGFVPFGRLGRPDEAARAIAFLAFDATFTTGAELPVDGGLSQL